From the Aphelocoma coerulescens isolate FSJ_1873_10779 chromosome 10, UR_Acoe_1.0, whole genome shotgun sequence genome, one window contains:
- the SCAMP5 gene encoding secretory carrier-associated membrane protein 5: MAEKVNNFPPLPKFIPLKPCFYQDFDAEIPPQHRTMAKRLYYLWMLNSITLAVNLVGCLAWLIGGGGAVNFGLAILWLILFTPCSYVCWFRPIYKAFKTDSSFSFMAFFFTFMAQLVISIIQAVGIPGWGVCGWIAAISFFGTNVGSAVVMLIPTVLFTAMAVFSFIALTMVHKFYRGSGGSFSKAQEEWTTGAWKNPHVQQAAQNAAMGAAQGAMMQHETQYSATPNYTYSNEM; this comes from the exons ATGGCAG AAAAGGTGAACAACTTCCCTCCCCTGCCCAAGTTCATCCCCCTGAAGCCATGTTTCTACCAGGACTTCGATGCGGAGATTCCGCCGCAGCACCGGACCATGGCCAAGCGGCTTTACTACCTCTGGATGC tgAACAGCATCACCTTGGCGGTGAATCTCGTGGGCTGCCTCGCGTGGCTCATTGGAGGCGGCGGAGCTGTAAATTTTGGACTGGCAATTCTCTGGCTCATTCTCTTTACGCCCTGCTCCTATGTCTGCTGGTTTAGACCTATTTACAAAGCTTTCAA GACAGACAGCTCCTTCAGCTTCATGGCCTTCTTCTTCACGTTCATGGCCCAGCTGGTGATCAGCATCATCCAGGCAGTGGGGATCCCTGGATGGGGGGTCTG TGGCTGGATTGCAGCGATTTCCTTCTTTGGGACCAACGTGGGCTCGGCTGTGGTGATGCTGATCCCCACCGTGCTCTTCACGGCCATGGCAGTCTTCTCCTTCATTGCTCTCACCATG GTGCACAAGTTTTACCGGGGCAGCGGCGGGAGCTTCAGCAAAGCGCAGGAGGAGTGGACCACGGGGGCCTGGAAGAACCCCCACGTGCAGCAGGCGGCCCAGAACGCGGCCATGGGGGCGGCGCAGGGCGCGATGATGCAGCACGAGACGCAGTACTCGGCCACCCCCAACTACACCTACTCCAACGAgatgtga
- the RPP25 gene encoding ribonuclease P protein subunit p25 produces the protein MAAEGGRAKPIAQSRMENFRKVRTSEEEMPLPFPDLPPDVVEMKVKEGSKIRNLMNFAMAQMELKGRRQIVFSGCGRAVTKTITCVEIMKRKLGGLHQVTKVRYKTVLEVWENQDPPPDGPAQNLTVHKNVPSICILLSRDPLDPNQTGYQPPEPRHEVGEDTLGSSAKGLKRPLPPPHEELLPKKLQVQVSDSPRGSGTTAGQLDH, from the coding sequence ATGGCTGCTGAAGGAGGGAGAGCCAAGCCCATCGCCCAGTCCAGGATGGAGAACTTCCGAAAGGTGAGGACCTCCGAGGAGGAGATGCCATTGCCCTTCCCAGACCTGCCCCCGGACGTGGTGGAGATGAAAGTGAAGGAGGGCAGCAAGATCAGGAACCTGATGAACTTCGCCATGGCCCAGATGGAGCTGAAGGGCAGACGGCAGATTGTGTTCAGCGGCTGCGGCAGGGCAGTCACCAAGACCATCACCTGCGTGGAGATCATGAAGCGCAAGCTGGGAGGGCTCCACCAGGTCACCAAGGTACGCTACAAAACCGTGCTGGAGGTCTGGGAGAACCAGGACCCGCCACCTGACGGCCCTGCACAGAACCTGACTGTCCACAAGAACGTCCCCTCCATCTGCATCCTGCTCTCCCGAGACCCCCTGGATCCCAACCAGACGGGATACCAGCCCCCGGAGCCCCGGCACGAGGTGGGAGAAGACACATTGGGATCCTCTGCCAAGGGGCTGAAGCGGCCATTGCCGCCTCCCCacgaggagctgctgcccaagAAGCTGCAGGTACAGGTGTCTGACAGCCCCAGGGGCTCGGGGACCACCGCTGGCCAGCTGGACCACTAA
- the COX5A gene encoding LOW QUALITY PROTEIN: cytochrome c oxidase subunit 5A, mitochondrial (The sequence of the model RefSeq protein was modified relative to this genomic sequence to represent the inferred CDS: inserted 2 bases in 1 codon) produces MAAVPPHRAPSPSPRPPALPRCRSVPAAPPYPPLRPPWPSPPSLPPGAVREPAARPRCPVLXLPPSLPAAMLAASASLLRRCAVSGLRAAVRRPAGPAAVLPARCYSHGSQESDEEFDARWVTYFNKPDIDAWELRKGINTLVGYDLVPEPKIIDAALRACRRLNDFASAVRILEVVKDKAGPHKEIYPYVIQELRPTLSELGISTPEELGLDKA; encoded by the exons atggcggcggtccCGCCCCACCGCGCCCCCAGCCCGTCCCCGCGGCCTCCCGCCCTCCCGCGCTGCCGGTCCgtccccgccgcgccgccgtaCCCGCCTCTGCGGCCCCCCTGGCCCTCACCTCCGTCCCTCCCTCCCGGTGCGGTGCGGGAGCCAGCGGCGCGCCCCCGGTGCCCGGTGCT TCTCCCTCCCTCACTCCCCGCCGCCATGCTGGCCGCCAGCGCCTCTCTCCTCCGCCGCTGCGCTGTCTCCGGCCTCCGCGCTGCCGTCCGCCGGCCCGCCGGCCCAGCAG CTGTGCTTCCTGCCCGCTGCTACTCTCACGGGTCACAAGAGTCAGATGAAGAATTCGATGCTCGCTGGGTGACGTATTTCAACAAGCCAGATATTGATGCCTGGGAGCTCAGGAAAG GCATAAACACACTGGTGGGTTACGACCTGGTCCCAGAGCCCAAAATCATCGACGCAGCTCTGAGGGCCTGCAGACGGTTAAATGACTTTGCCAGCGCTGTCCGCATCCTAGAAGTTGTAAAG gacAAGGCAGGACCCCACAAGGAAATCTATCCTTACGTTATCCAGGAGCTTAGACCAACTTTGAGTGAACTTGGAATCTCCACTCCAGAGGAACTGGGCCTGGACAAAGCATAA
- the FAM219B gene encoding protein FAM219B codes for MATGGGGAGPGPGSGPAPAASGAGGRRGPGLIWAEKKRLNKGTDVVEKRGPYIMSKPPSIQAKLKRQRELAKAALRRQGLLGGPTALKPTPKRSVKFNKGYTALSQTADENLVSLDSDSDGEPGSRCSSGYSSAEQVNQDLSRQLLQDGYHLDEVPDDEDLDLIPPKPAASSSCPCCFGENLSCVIQ; via the exons ATGGCGacgggcggcggcggagccgggCCAGGTCCCGGTTCTGGTCCCGCTCCCGCTGCGAGCGGAGCCGGCGGCCGGCGGGGCCCGGGG CTGATTTGGGCTGAAAAGAAGAGGCTGAACAAAGGGACAGATGTGGTGGAGAAAAGGGGTCCGTACATCATGAGCAAACCTCCCTCCATTCAGGCCAAGCTGA agaggcagcgggagctgGCAAAGGCAGCGCTGCGaaggcaggggctgctggggggacCCACTGCCCTGAAACCAACTCCTAAAAG GTCGGTGAAGTTTAACAAGGGCTACACGGCGCTCAGCCAGACAGCTGATGAAAACCTGGTCTCCCTCGACTCAGACAG tGACGGGGAGCCAGGATCCAGGTGTTCCTCAGGATACTCCTCTGCTGAG CAGGTGAACCAGGACCTGAgccggcagctgctgcaggacggGTACCATCTTGACGAGGTCCCCGATGATGAAGACCTGGATctcattcccccaaaacccgcTGCCTCCTCTTCTTGCCCCTGTTGTTTCGGAGAAAATCTCTCCTGTGTGATCCAGTAG
- the MPI gene encoding mannose-6-phosphate isomerase isoform X1: MAEIRVFPLSCVVQNYSWGKVGLESEVAKLVASGDPLIQIQPDQPYAELWMGTHPRGDALIRDNRIPQKTLGQWISDNPACLGAKVKDAFQGQLPFLFKVLSVNTALSVQAHPNKELAAKLHAQFPEHYPDANHKPEMAIALTPFEGMCGFRPVEEIVSFLQNVPELRALIGEVAAEQLERSGSDDPRGVSAALRVCFTRLMKSEKKFFVDQLNMLVRRISQEVAEGKDTSGSNGDLLLRLHSQYPGDIGCFTIYFLNLVRLEPGEAMFLGANEPHAYLHGDCVEIMACSDNTVRAGLTPKFIDVLTLCEMLNYTPAPSSSKIFPAAQSQLDPNVYLYDPPVPDFTIMRIEVPASIKLYLISAMDSASILLVIQGTAVGTSTAAASEMSLHRGSVLFISANESISLHLSSPDGMLLFRACCLL; encoded by the exons ATGGCGGAGATCCGGG TGTTCCCCCTCTCCTGCGTGGTGCAGAACTATTCCTGGGGGAAGGTGGGCCTGGAAAGCGAGGTGGCCAAGCTGGTGGCCAGTGGTGACCCCCTGATCCAGATCCAGCCTGACCAGCCCTACGCAGAG CTGTGGATGGGCACACACCCCCGGGGCGATGCCCTCATCCGGGATAACCGCATCCCCCAAAAGACCCTGGGCCAGTGGATCTCCGAcaaccctgcctgcctgggggCGAAGGTGAAGGATGccttccagggacagctgccctTCCTGTTCAAGGTGCTCTCGGTCAACACCGCCCTGTCTGTCCAGGCGCACCCCAACAAG gAGCTGGCAGCGAAACTCCACGCCCAGTTCCCTGAGCACTATCCCGACGCCAACCACAAGCCCGAAATGGCCATCGCCCTCACCCCCTTCGAGGGCATGTGTGGCTTCCGGCCTGTGGAGGAGATTGTCTCCTTCCTTCAGA ACGTCCCTGAGCTGCGGGCGCTGATCGGGGAggtggcagcagagcagctggagcgcAGTGGGAGCGACGACCCCCGCGGGGTCTCGGCCGCCCTCCGCGTGTGCTTCACCCGCCTCATGAAGAGCGAAAAGAAGTTCTTTGTGGACCAGCTGAACATGCTGGTGAGGAGGATCTCCCAGGAAG TGGCGGAAGGGAAGGACACGTCAGGGAGCAATGGAGACCTGCTGCTGCGGCTGCACTCCCAGTACCCGGGGGACATCGGCTGCTTCACCATttatttcctgaacctggtgagGCTGGAGCCAGGGGAGGCCATGTTCCTGGGAGCCAACGAGCCCCACGCCTACCTGCACGGAG ACTGCGTGGAGATCATGGCATGCTCGGATAACACGGTGCGTGCCGGGCTCACCCCCAAGTTCATCGATGTGCTCACCTTGTGTGAGATGCTCAACTACACACCAGCACCCAGCAGCTCCAAGATCTTCCCGGCTGCGCAGAGCCAGCTCGATCCCAATGTCTACCTCTATGACCCACCCGTGCCAGACTTTACCATCATGAGGATAGAG GTCCCTGCCTCCATCAAGCTGTACCTCATCTCTGCCATGGACTCTGCCAGCATCTTGCTGGTGATCCAAGGGACAGCCGTGGGCACCTCCACAGCCGCAGCCTCTGAGATGTCCCTGCACCGTGGCTCCGTGCTCTTCATCTCGGCCAACGAGAGCATCTCCCTCCACCTCTCCTCACCCGATGGGATGCTGCTCTTCCGAGCCTGCTGCCTCCTCTGA
- the MPI gene encoding mannose-6-phosphate isomerase isoform X2 produces the protein MGTHPRGDALIRDNRIPQKTLGQWISDNPACLGAKVKDAFQGQLPFLFKVLSVNTALSVQAHPNKELAAKLHAQFPEHYPDANHKPEMAIALTPFEGMCGFRPVEEIVSFLQNVPELRALIGEVAAEQLERSGSDDPRGVSAALRVCFTRLMKSEKKFFVDQLNMLVRRISQEVAEGKDTSGSNGDLLLRLHSQYPGDIGCFTIYFLNLVRLEPGEAMFLGANEPHAYLHGDCVEIMACSDNTVRAGLTPKFIDVLTLCEMLNYTPAPSSSKIFPAAQSQLDPNVYLYDPPVPDFTIMRIEVPASIKLYLISAMDSASILLVIQGTAVGTSTAAASEMSLHRGSVLFISANESISLHLSSPDGMLLFRACCLL, from the exons ATGGGCACACACCCCCGGGGCGATGCCCTCATCCGGGATAACCGCATCCCCCAAAAGACCCTGGGCCAGTGGATCTCCGAcaaccctgcctgcctgggggCGAAGGTGAAGGATGccttccagggacagctgccctTCCTGTTCAAGGTGCTCTCGGTCAACACCGCCCTGTCTGTCCAGGCGCACCCCAACAAG gAGCTGGCAGCGAAACTCCACGCCCAGTTCCCTGAGCACTATCCCGACGCCAACCACAAGCCCGAAATGGCCATCGCCCTCACCCCCTTCGAGGGCATGTGTGGCTTCCGGCCTGTGGAGGAGATTGTCTCCTTCCTTCAGA ACGTCCCTGAGCTGCGGGCGCTGATCGGGGAggtggcagcagagcagctggagcgcAGTGGGAGCGACGACCCCCGCGGGGTCTCGGCCGCCCTCCGCGTGTGCTTCACCCGCCTCATGAAGAGCGAAAAGAAGTTCTTTGTGGACCAGCTGAACATGCTGGTGAGGAGGATCTCCCAGGAAG TGGCGGAAGGGAAGGACACGTCAGGGAGCAATGGAGACCTGCTGCTGCGGCTGCACTCCCAGTACCCGGGGGACATCGGCTGCTTCACCATttatttcctgaacctggtgagGCTGGAGCCAGGGGAGGCCATGTTCCTGGGAGCCAACGAGCCCCACGCCTACCTGCACGGAG ACTGCGTGGAGATCATGGCATGCTCGGATAACACGGTGCGTGCCGGGCTCACCCCCAAGTTCATCGATGTGCTCACCTTGTGTGAGATGCTCAACTACACACCAGCACCCAGCAGCTCCAAGATCTTCCCGGCTGCGCAGAGCCAGCTCGATCCCAATGTCTACCTCTATGACCCACCCGTGCCAGACTTTACCATCATGAGGATAGAG GTCCCTGCCTCCATCAAGCTGTACCTCATCTCTGCCATGGACTCTGCCAGCATCTTGCTGGTGATCCAAGGGACAGCCGTGGGCACCTCCACAGCCGCAGCCTCTGAGATGTCCCTGCACCGTGGCTCCGTGCTCTTCATCTCGGCCAACGAGAGCATCTCCCTCCACCTCTCCTCACCCGATGGGATGCTGCTCTTCCGAGCCTGCTGCCTCCTCTGA
- the MPI gene encoding mannose-6-phosphate isomerase isoform X3 gives MPSRDSCPSCSRCSRSTPPCLSRRTPTRSWQRNSTPSSLSTIPTPTTSPKWPSPSPPSRACVASGLWRRLSPSFRVRMEDVPELRALIGEVAAEQLERSGSDDPRGVSAALRVCFTRLMKSEKKFFVDQLNMLVRRISQEVAEGKDTSGSNGDLLLRLHSQYPGDIGCFTIYFLNLVRLEPGEAMFLGANEPHAYLHGDCVEIMACSDNTVRAGLTPKFIDVLTLCEMLNYTPAPSSSKIFPAAQSQLDPNVYLYDPPVPDFTIMRIEVPASIKLYLISAMDSASILLVIQGTAVGTSTAAASEMSLHRGSVLFISANESISLHLSSPDGMLLFRACCLL, from the exons ATGccttccagggacagctgccctTCCTGTTCAAGGTGCTCTCGGTCAACACCGCCCTGTCTGTCCAGGCGCACCCCAACAAG gAGCTGGCAGCGAAACTCCACGCCCAGTTCCCTGAGCACTATCCCGACGCCAACCACAAGCCCGAAATGGCCATCGCCCTCACCCCCTTCGAGGGCATGTGTGGCTTCCGGCCTGTGGAGGAGATTGTCTCCTTCCTTCAGAGTAAGGATGGAGG ACGTCCCTGAGCTGCGGGCGCTGATCGGGGAggtggcagcagagcagctggagcgcAGTGGGAGCGACGACCCCCGCGGGGTCTCGGCCGCCCTCCGCGTGTGCTTCACCCGCCTCATGAAGAGCGAAAAGAAGTTCTTTGTGGACCAGCTGAACATGCTGGTGAGGAGGATCTCCCAGGAAG TGGCGGAAGGGAAGGACACGTCAGGGAGCAATGGAGACCTGCTGCTGCGGCTGCACTCCCAGTACCCGGGGGACATCGGCTGCTTCACCATttatttcctgaacctggtgagGCTGGAGCCAGGGGAGGCCATGTTCCTGGGAGCCAACGAGCCCCACGCCTACCTGCACGGAG ACTGCGTGGAGATCATGGCATGCTCGGATAACACGGTGCGTGCCGGGCTCACCCCCAAGTTCATCGATGTGCTCACCTTGTGTGAGATGCTCAACTACACACCAGCACCCAGCAGCTCCAAGATCTTCCCGGCTGCGCAGAGCCAGCTCGATCCCAATGTCTACCTCTATGACCCACCCGTGCCAGACTTTACCATCATGAGGATAGAG GTCCCTGCCTCCATCAAGCTGTACCTCATCTCTGCCATGGACTCTGCCAGCATCTTGCTGGTGATCCAAGGGACAGCCGTGGGCACCTCCACAGCCGCAGCCTCTGAGATGTCCCTGCACCGTGGCTCCGTGCTCTTCATCTCGGCCAACGAGAGCATCTCCCTCCACCTCTCCTCACCCGATGGGATGCTGCTCTTCCGAGCCTGCTGCCTCCTCTGA
- the SCAMP2 gene encoding secretory carrier-associated membrane protein 2 translates to MSGFDTNPFADPVDINPFQDPSVTQLTNTSQSGLDEFNPFSESSQLTNAARTTPAAQPSGHSQPAVLQTSVEPTPQAVAAAAQAGLLQQQAELERKAAELEKKERELQSHAASIDPRQNNWPPLPKKCPIKPCFYQDFSADIPADYQRICKMLYYLWMLHSITLLLNLLACLAWFTVDNSRGVDFGLSILWLILFTPCAFLCWYRPIYKAFRSDSSFSFFVFFFVFFCQIAIYIIQAVGIPGWGDSGWIAALSEVHGNLAVVVIMMVVAAFFTLCAVLSLFLLKQVHSLYRRTGASFQRAQEEFSQGILTNRSFQNAAAGAASSAAQSAFRGN, encoded by the exons ATGTCGGGCTTCGACACCAACCCGTTCGCCGACCCGGTGGACATCAACCCCTTCCAG gacccctcGGTGACACAGCTCACAAACACCAGCCAAAGTGGCTTGGATGAATTCAACCCCTTTTCCGAGAGCTCCCAGCTG ACGAATGCGGCGCGGACGACGCCGGCGGCACAGCCCTCGGGCCACTCGCAGCCGGCCGTTCTGCAGACGTCCGTGGAGCCCACTCCACAG GCCGTGGCTGCAGCGgcacaggcagggctgctccagcagcaggcagagctaGAGAGGaaggcagctgagctggagaagaaggaaagggagctgcagagccatGCAGCCAGCATTGACC CGAGGCAGAACAACTGGCCGCCTCTTCCCAAGAAGTGTCCCATCAAGCCGTGCTTCTATCAGGATTTTTCTGCAGACATCCCAGCTGACTACCAGCGGATATGCAAGATGCTCTATTACTTGTGGATGT TGCATTCCATCACCCTGCTCCTGAACCTGCTCGCTTGCCTGGCGTGGTTCACAGTCGACAATAGCAGAGGAGTAGACTTTGGTCTCTCGATTCTGTGGTTAATTTTATTCACCCCTTGTGCCTTTCTCTGTTGGTACCGACCAATTTACAAGGCTTTCAG GTCTGACAGCTCCTTCAGCTTCTTCGTCTTCTTTTTCGTCTTCTTCTGCCAAATAGCAATCTACATCATCCAGGCTGtcggaattcctggctggggagACAG cGGCTGGATCGCGGCGCTGTCGGAGGTGCACGGGAACCTGGCCGTGGTGGTGATCATGATGGTGGTGGCAGCGTTCTTCACGCTCTGCGCCgtcctctccctcttcctcctcaagcAG GTGCATTCCCTGTATCGGCGCACAGGAGCCAGCTTCCAAAGGGCCCAGGAAGAGTTTTCCCAAGGCATCCTCACCAACAGGAGCTTCCAGAACGCAGCGGCCGGGGCAGCCTCCTCAGCTGCACAGAGTGCTTTCCGGGGAAACTAG